One region of Oreochromis aureus strain Israel breed Guangdong linkage group 19, ZZ_aureus, whole genome shotgun sequence genomic DNA includes:
- the zfyve28 gene encoding lateral signaling target protein 2 homolog isoform X2 → MDECIPFDRANRDFCVKFPEEIRHDNLAGQLWFGAECLAAGSIIMNREIESIAMRPLAKDLTRSLEEVRNITRDQALRDLNLYTDRMKDALRHFDSLFAEFELSYVSAMVPVKSPKEYYVQQEVIVLFCETVERALKLGYLTQDMIDDYEPALMFTIPRLAIVCGLVVYPEGPLNLDRKSEDMSELFRPFRTLLKKIRDLLQTLTEEELMTLERNLCISQEGELSTSQGLATNGVPAPVQENHSSCSPANEISKRGSEGEEAPLAVLVCPSQEEELAGVEKGWEEVETVRGEEEQEQGLLCEEAEEAELACSMQYDEEELEQLNMMVYRVGDEMSTLLSPPSQGQSPAHDPNRGQPAGSSGASSTEVSPRRILGSRGRTGICTEEEDRVFFMEDLDAAGEHITREPRCYVTSPPKESARPVQRKPAPRPDSVRNGWFSETTSEQPCPQPRNLNTHCPTAKCPPCTNVPGSEALPYTNGWDMGLEGTASETAEVIAHRMGGMKLSATVIFNPHSPSLTELAVDKLLLPRPTPSEIEPCGPLVATHCLLNSCVCCGSCEDGHEDAITTETTGLGLGLALGLDKHCTTPASSAVIQSSACRLPPRPHEHNNKDDVAHLSTPSSRSAEPLEEAPGLGHQTQDCSSSVKNGASPCNHQLRTEKRHASGGRQRDKEMDNENTENKDMKRYTKEDTRRSSSFQNSPLSSVSGSDCESVSVTTCSLSSSAYTPSPVSSLTPSSGTSEDPDQQEIQLAVQDAKAAARSKIRSRFHSSSDLIHRLFVCISGVADQLQTNYASDLRSILKTLFEVMATKCEEGDNDKQKKAGPVMRSAVLEDCALCQETISSSELAAKAREGQFEDPPDWVPDEACNSCIACKAPFTVIRRKHHCRSCGKIFCSRCSSHSAPLPRYGQVKPVRVCTHCYMFHVTPFYSDKAGI, encoded by the exons ATGGATGAATGTATCCCCTTCGACCGGGCCAACAGAGATTTTTGTGTCAAGTTCCCCGAGGAGATTCGTCATGACAACTTGGCAGGGCAGCTGTGGTTTGGAGCCGAG TGTTTGGCTGCAGGCTCCATTATCATGAACAGGGAGATAGAGAGCATAGCTATGAGACCCCTAGCTAAGGATCTTACTCGCAGCTTGGAGGAGGTACGCAACATCACCAGAGACCAGGCCCTGCGAGACCTGAACTTGTACACAGACCGCATGAAGGACGCATTGCGACATTTTGACAGCCTTTTTGCTGAGTTTGAGCTCAG CTATGTGTCAGCCATGGTGCCTGTGAAGTCTCCCAAAGAATACTATGTACAGCAGGAGGTGATTGTGCTCTTCTGTGAGACTGTGGAGAG ggcCCTAAAGTTGGGCTATCTCACACAGGACATGATTGATGACTATGAACCCGCACTGATGTTTACAATTCCCAGACTGGCCATTGTGTG tgGGCTGGTTGTGTATCCAGAGGGACCTCTTAACCTAGACCGAAAATCAGAGGATATGTCTGAGCTCTTCAGGCCTTTTCGCACTTTACTGAAGAAAATAAG AGACCTGCTCCAGACCCTGACTGAGGAGGAGTTGATGACGCTAGAGAGAAACTTGTGCATTTCTCAAGAAGGGGAGTTGTCCACAAGCCAGGGACTGGCCACAAACGGCGTACCAGCTCCAGTCCAAGAGAATCACTCGTCCTGCAGTCCTGCTAATGAAATCTCCAAAAGGGGGAGTGAGGGAGAAGAGGCGCCACTGGCTGTGCTTGTCTGTCCCAGTCAGGAGGAAGAGTTGGCAGGAGTGGAAAAAGGCTGGGAGGAGGTGGAAACTGTGAGGGGAGAGGAGGAACAGGAGCAGGGTTTACTCTGTGAGGAGGCAGAGGAGGCTGAGCTGGCATGCTCCATGCAGTACGATGAGGAGGAACTGGAGCAGCTCAACATGATGGTGTATCGCGTGGGAGACGAGATGTCGACTCTGCTGTCGCCTCCCAGCCAGGGTCAATCTCCAGCCCACGATCCCAACAGAGGACAGCCTGCAGGCTCCAGTGGGGCTTCCAGCACAGAGGTCTCTCCACGCAGAATCTTGGGGAGCCGAGGAAGGACGGGCATTTGTacagaggaggaagacaggGTCTTCTTCATGGAGGACCTGGATGCAGCAGGAGAACACATCACCAGAGAGCCTCGCTGTTATGTCACCTCTCCTCCCAAAGAGTCTGCTCGTCCTGTGCAGCGCAAGCCCGCACCAAGGCCAGACTCGGTTAGGAACGGCTGGTTCTCTGAGACAACATCTGAGCAGCCTTGTCCACAGCCACGCAACCTGAACACACACTGCCCAACTGCAAAGTGTCCCCCTTGTACTAACGTCCCTGGTTCAGAAGCTCTGCCTTACACCAATGGGTGGGACATGGGTTTAGAGGGGACAGcgtctgaaacagctgaagtcATCGCCCATCGTATGGGAGGCATGAAGCTGTCTGCTACAGTCATCTTCAACCCTCACTCACCCAGCTTGACAGAGCTGGCTGTGGACAAGCTGCTGCTACCTCGGCCTACTCCCTCTGAGATTGAGCCCTGTGGCCCCCTGGTGGCCACTCACTGCCTGCTCAACTCTTGCGTCTGCTGTGGCAGCTGCGAGGATGGCCACGAGGATGCCATCACCACAGAGACTACTGGACTCGGTTTAGGGCTCGCTCTGGGATTGGACAAACATTGTACGACGCCTGCCTCCAGCGCTGTCATCCAGTCCTCTGCTTGTCGGCTCCCTCCTCGTCCTCACGAACACAACAATAAGGACGACGTGGCCCATTTGAGCACTCCTTCCTCCCGCTCTGCAGAGCCACTGGAAGAGGCTCCTGGGCTGGGACACCAGACTCAGGATTGTAGCTCTAGTGTCAAAAATGGAGCCTCCCCATGTAATCACCAGCTGAGGACTGAAAAAAGACATGCTAGCGGAGGCCGACAGAGGGACAAGGAGATGGATaatgaaaatactgaaaataaagATATGAAGAGGTACACCAAAGAGGACACCAGGAGAAGCTCCAG ttttcagaACTCTCCACTCAGCTCTGTGTCAGGTAGTGACTGTGAGAGTGTGTCGGTCACCACATGTAGTCTGTCAAGCAGTGCATATACACCCAG TCCTGTCAGCAGTCTGACTCCCAGCTCAGGGACATCAGAAGACCCGGACCAGCAGGAGATCCAGCTGGCCGTGCAAGATGCCAAAGCAGCGGCCAGAAGCAAGATCAGATCTCGTTTCCACAGCAGCAGCGACCTCATCCACCGTCTCTTTGTCTGTATATCAG GTGTTGCTGATCAGCTGCAGACCAACTATGCGAGTGACCTTCGCAGCATCCTCAAGACTCTTTTTGAAGTCATGGCAACCAAGTGCGAGGAAGGAGACAatgataagcagaagaaag CGGGGCCTGTTATGCGCAGCGCAGTACTGGAGGACTGTGCTCTGTGTCAGGAGACCATTTCCTCATCGGAATTGGCAGCCAAGGCCCGTGAGGGCCAGTTCGAAG ACCCTCCTGACTGGGTCCCTGATGAAGCCTGCAACTCCTGCATTGCCTGCAAGGCTCCGTTCACTGTTATCCGCAGGAAACATCACTGTAGAAGCTGCGGAAAG ATCTTCTGCTCTCGCTGCTCTTCCCATTCTGCTCCGCTGCCTCGATACGGTCAGGTGAAGCCTGTCAGGGTCTGCACACACTGCTACATGTTCCATGTCACGCCCTTCTACAGTGACAAGGCGGGCATCTGA
- the zfyve28 gene encoding lateral signaling target protein 2 homolog isoform X1 has product MNRFRKWLYKPKRTDPQLLAQFYYADEELNQVATELDSLDGRKDPQRCTLLVNQFRSCQDNVLNIISQIMDECIPFDRANRDFCVKFPEEIRHDNLAGQLWFGAECLAAGSIIMNREIESIAMRPLAKDLTRSLEEVRNITRDQALRDLNLYTDRMKDALRHFDSLFAEFELSYVSAMVPVKSPKEYYVQQEVIVLFCETVERALKLGYLTQDMIDDYEPALMFTIPRLAIVCGLVVYPEGPLNLDRKSEDMSELFRPFRTLLKKIRDLLQTLTEEELMTLERNLCISQEGELSTSQGLATNGVPAPVQENHSSCSPANEISKRGSEGEEAPLAVLVCPSQEEELAGVEKGWEEVETVRGEEEQEQGLLCEEAEEAELACSMQYDEEELEQLNMMVYRVGDEMSTLLSPPSQGQSPAHDPNRGQPAGSSGASSTEVSPRRILGSRGRTGICTEEEDRVFFMEDLDAAGEHITREPRCYVTSPPKESARPVQRKPAPRPDSVRNGWFSETTSEQPCPQPRNLNTHCPTAKCPPCTNVPGSEALPYTNGWDMGLEGTASETAEVIAHRMGGMKLSATVIFNPHSPSLTELAVDKLLLPRPTPSEIEPCGPLVATHCLLNSCVCCGSCEDGHEDAITTETTGLGLGLALGLDKHCTTPASSAVIQSSACRLPPRPHEHNNKDDVAHLSTPSSRSAEPLEEAPGLGHQTQDCSSSVKNGASPCNHQLRTEKRHASGGRQRDKEMDNENTENKDMKRYTKEDTRRSSSFQNSPLSSVSGSDCESVSVTTCSLSSSAYTPSPVSSLTPSSGTSEDPDQQEIQLAVQDAKAAARSKIRSRFHSSSDLIHRLFVCISGVADQLQTNYASDLRSILKTLFEVMATKCEEGDNDKQKKAGPVMRSAVLEDCALCQETISSSELAAKAREGQFEDPPDWVPDEACNSCIACKAPFTVIRRKHHCRSCGKIFCSRCSSHSAPLPRYGQVKPVRVCTHCYMFHVTPFYSDKAGI; this is encoded by the exons aGGACAGACCCTCAGCTCTTGGCCCAGTTCTATTACGCCGATGAAGAGCTGAACCAGGTGGCCACAGAGCTGGACAGCCTTGACGGCAGGAAGGACCCTCAGAGATGTACCCTGCTGGTCAACCAGTTCAGATCCTGTCAG GACAACGTGTTGAACATCATCAGTCAGATCATGGATGAATGTATCCCCTTCGACCGGGCCAACAGAGATTTTTGTGTCAAGTTCCCCGAGGAGATTCGTCATGACAACTTGGCAGGGCAGCTGTGGTTTGGAGCCGAG TGTTTGGCTGCAGGCTCCATTATCATGAACAGGGAGATAGAGAGCATAGCTATGAGACCCCTAGCTAAGGATCTTACTCGCAGCTTGGAGGAGGTACGCAACATCACCAGAGACCAGGCCCTGCGAGACCTGAACTTGTACACAGACCGCATGAAGGACGCATTGCGACATTTTGACAGCCTTTTTGCTGAGTTTGAGCTCAG CTATGTGTCAGCCATGGTGCCTGTGAAGTCTCCCAAAGAATACTATGTACAGCAGGAGGTGATTGTGCTCTTCTGTGAGACTGTGGAGAG ggcCCTAAAGTTGGGCTATCTCACACAGGACATGATTGATGACTATGAACCCGCACTGATGTTTACAATTCCCAGACTGGCCATTGTGTG tgGGCTGGTTGTGTATCCAGAGGGACCTCTTAACCTAGACCGAAAATCAGAGGATATGTCTGAGCTCTTCAGGCCTTTTCGCACTTTACTGAAGAAAATAAG AGACCTGCTCCAGACCCTGACTGAGGAGGAGTTGATGACGCTAGAGAGAAACTTGTGCATTTCTCAAGAAGGGGAGTTGTCCACAAGCCAGGGACTGGCCACAAACGGCGTACCAGCTCCAGTCCAAGAGAATCACTCGTCCTGCAGTCCTGCTAATGAAATCTCCAAAAGGGGGAGTGAGGGAGAAGAGGCGCCACTGGCTGTGCTTGTCTGTCCCAGTCAGGAGGAAGAGTTGGCAGGAGTGGAAAAAGGCTGGGAGGAGGTGGAAACTGTGAGGGGAGAGGAGGAACAGGAGCAGGGTTTACTCTGTGAGGAGGCAGAGGAGGCTGAGCTGGCATGCTCCATGCAGTACGATGAGGAGGAACTGGAGCAGCTCAACATGATGGTGTATCGCGTGGGAGACGAGATGTCGACTCTGCTGTCGCCTCCCAGCCAGGGTCAATCTCCAGCCCACGATCCCAACAGAGGACAGCCTGCAGGCTCCAGTGGGGCTTCCAGCACAGAGGTCTCTCCACGCAGAATCTTGGGGAGCCGAGGAAGGACGGGCATTTGTacagaggaggaagacaggGTCTTCTTCATGGAGGACCTGGATGCAGCAGGAGAACACATCACCAGAGAGCCTCGCTGTTATGTCACCTCTCCTCCCAAAGAGTCTGCTCGTCCTGTGCAGCGCAAGCCCGCACCAAGGCCAGACTCGGTTAGGAACGGCTGGTTCTCTGAGACAACATCTGAGCAGCCTTGTCCACAGCCACGCAACCTGAACACACACTGCCCAACTGCAAAGTGTCCCCCTTGTACTAACGTCCCTGGTTCAGAAGCTCTGCCTTACACCAATGGGTGGGACATGGGTTTAGAGGGGACAGcgtctgaaacagctgaagtcATCGCCCATCGTATGGGAGGCATGAAGCTGTCTGCTACAGTCATCTTCAACCCTCACTCACCCAGCTTGACAGAGCTGGCTGTGGACAAGCTGCTGCTACCTCGGCCTACTCCCTCTGAGATTGAGCCCTGTGGCCCCCTGGTGGCCACTCACTGCCTGCTCAACTCTTGCGTCTGCTGTGGCAGCTGCGAGGATGGCCACGAGGATGCCATCACCACAGAGACTACTGGACTCGGTTTAGGGCTCGCTCTGGGATTGGACAAACATTGTACGACGCCTGCCTCCAGCGCTGTCATCCAGTCCTCTGCTTGTCGGCTCCCTCCTCGTCCTCACGAACACAACAATAAGGACGACGTGGCCCATTTGAGCACTCCTTCCTCCCGCTCTGCAGAGCCACTGGAAGAGGCTCCTGGGCTGGGACACCAGACTCAGGATTGTAGCTCTAGTGTCAAAAATGGAGCCTCCCCATGTAATCACCAGCTGAGGACTGAAAAAAGACATGCTAGCGGAGGCCGACAGAGGGACAAGGAGATGGATaatgaaaatactgaaaataaagATATGAAGAGGTACACCAAAGAGGACACCAGGAGAAGCTCCAG ttttcagaACTCTCCACTCAGCTCTGTGTCAGGTAGTGACTGTGAGAGTGTGTCGGTCACCACATGTAGTCTGTCAAGCAGTGCATATACACCCAG TCCTGTCAGCAGTCTGACTCCCAGCTCAGGGACATCAGAAGACCCGGACCAGCAGGAGATCCAGCTGGCCGTGCAAGATGCCAAAGCAGCGGCCAGAAGCAAGATCAGATCTCGTTTCCACAGCAGCAGCGACCTCATCCACCGTCTCTTTGTCTGTATATCAG GTGTTGCTGATCAGCTGCAGACCAACTATGCGAGTGACCTTCGCAGCATCCTCAAGACTCTTTTTGAAGTCATGGCAACCAAGTGCGAGGAAGGAGACAatgataagcagaagaaag CGGGGCCTGTTATGCGCAGCGCAGTACTGGAGGACTGTGCTCTGTGTCAGGAGACCATTTCCTCATCGGAATTGGCAGCCAAGGCCCGTGAGGGCCAGTTCGAAG ACCCTCCTGACTGGGTCCCTGATGAAGCCTGCAACTCCTGCATTGCCTGCAAGGCTCCGTTCACTGTTATCCGCAGGAAACATCACTGTAGAAGCTGCGGAAAG ATCTTCTGCTCTCGCTGCTCTTCCCATTCTGCTCCGCTGCCTCGATACGGTCAGGTGAAGCCTGTCAGGGTCTGCACACACTGCTACATGTTCCATGTCACGCCCTTCTACAGTGACAAGGCGGGCATCTGA